In Thunnus maccoyii chromosome 3, fThuMac1.1, whole genome shotgun sequence, the following proteins share a genomic window:
- the rbm15b gene encoding putative RNA-binding protein 15B codes for MKRQAGREASPSRAAGKRFRERERERREELPPPPLALLLAESRGYHRRSRSRERDKPRVRDERATALELHHRHELSLLGRPPLRTAAAEVPAARPGTLEYKTLLISSLGSQVSDEDVEDALFHEFKKFGDVSVKLSHTPELGRVAYVNFRHPEDAKEARHAKSSRLVLGDRQLKIEPMYVRRRSVTPPDVSYLPLHAPYPYRQRSLSPPGPGASSIRDLRARHYALESLGLSRERERLLDYYGMLDERGRPYGFPPMPVVEDLKPEDDQRATSNLFIGNLDGNVTEAELRRSFDKYGIIEDVVIKRPARGQGGAYAFVKFQNLDMAHRAKVAMQGRLIGGNPIKIGYGKANPTTRLWVGGLGPGNSLAALAREFDRFGSIRKIDYVKGDSFAYIQYESLDAAQAACGQMRGFPLGGPERRLRVDFAKEESLLRPFPLGYQPPVPLPSHYELLGEAYSRHRSLERELRGARDRSSPPSHSLPAQRERERALPERDFPTSPTRSLERRAGGVEAFGRSGRGARSRSRERWLKEREERRSSRRRSRSLSADRQPEEREWERERERGRSRVRGPGGAVSPDASPDRARVRAPDSTTEPRDHSPDSGVGGRHATTNEEDPPSGRHHSKRSSSEHLNNHHHRNSEVIAAGSPVIHTDTHTSSSPSSLSEFAQATLSKTWHGFFALKNSSFPTELYLLEGGAAFFGSVMKDSLKQQSQNQPSQLKIAQRLRMDQTRLDEVTRRIKLGRPDGFAILLALQGPVDRQAPAPEPGLQVRLLRHLVTYLRNKEAAGVVSLPTAKEGGPGAMLYAFPPGEFSQQYLQAAKRTVGNLDEEHMVIVIVNDTN; via the coding sequence ATGAAGCGGCAGGCCGGGAGAGAGGCGAGTCCGTCCAGGGCCGCCGGTAAACGGTTCCGGGAGCGGGAGAGGGAGCGGAGGGAAgagctgccgccgccgccgctggCTCTGCTGCTGGCGGAGAGCCGCGGGTATCACCGCCGGAGCCGCAGTAGGGAGCGGGACAAGCCGCGGGTGCGGGACGAGCGGGCGACCGCCCTGGAGCTCCACCACCGGCATGAGCTCAGCCTCCTCGGCCGCCCGCCGCTCCGCACCGCTGCGGCCGAGGTGCCCGCCGCCAGGCCCGGCACTCTGGAGTACAAGACGCTGCTCATCAGCAGCTTGGGCTCGCAGGTGTCGGACGAGGACGTGGAGGACGCGCTGTTTCACGAGTTCAAGAAGTTCGGGGACGTCAGCGTTAAGCTGTCGCACACACCGGAGCTGGGCCGGGTCGCCTACGTGAACTTCCGGCACCCGGAGGACGCCAAGGAGGCCCGGCACGCCAAATCCTCCAGGTTAGTTTTGGGGGACCGGCAGTTGAAAATTGAACCCATGTACGTCAGGAGGCGGAGCGTGACGCCGCCGGACGTTAGTTATTTACCTTTGCACGCACCGTACCCCTACAGACAGCGCTCCCTGTCCCCACCTGGGCCCGGAGCCAGCAGCATCAGAGACCTTAGGGCCAGACATTACGCCCTGGAGAGCCTGGGTCTgagcagggagagggagaggctgCTGGATTATTATGGGATGCTGGATGAGAGGGGTCGGCCCTACGGTTTTCCTCCAATGCCCGTAGTGGAGGATTTAAAGCCGGAGGATGACCAGAGGGCAACTAGCAACCTTTTCATTGGAAACCTGGATGGTAATGTGACAGAAGCAGAACTCAGGAGGAGTTTTGACAAGTACGGCATTATTGAGGATGTTGTGATTAAGCGCCCAGCCCGCGGGCAGGGCGGGGCGTATGCTTTTGTGAAGTTTCAGAACCTGGACATGGCTCACCGGGCCAAAGTGGCCATGCAGGGGCGGCTGATCGGTGGCAACCCGATAAAGATAGGTTACGGCAAAGCGAACCCCACCACCCGGCTCTGGGTGGGCGGGCTCGGGCCTGGAAACTCGCTGGCCGCCCTCGCTCGGGAGTTCGACCGCTTTGGCAGCATCAGGAAAATCGACTATGTGAAGGGGGACAGCTTTGCGTATATTCAGTATGAAAGTTTGGACGCTGCTCAGGCCGCCTGCGGCCAAATGAGGGGGTTCCCGTTAGGCGGCCCCGAGCGGCGGCTCAGGGTGGACTTTGCTAAAGAGGAGAGCCTGCTTCGCCCGTTTCCTCTCGGTTACCAGCCGCCTGTTCCGCTCCCCTCCCACTACGAACTCCTCGGGGAGGCCTACAGCCGCCATCGCAGCCTGGAGCGCGAGCTGAGGGGAGCCAGGGACCGCTCCTCGCCCCCCTCCCACAGCCTCCCCGCccagagggagcgagagagggCCCTGCCGGAGAGAGACTTCCCTACCAGCCCCACCCGCAGCCTGGAGAGAAGGGCGGGGGGCGTGGAGGCGTTCGGGAGGAGCgggcgaggagcgaggagccgCAGCCGGGAGCGGTGGCTGAAGGAgcgggaggagaggaggagcagcaggaggaggagcaggagtcTGTCCGCCGACCGGCAGCCGGAGGAGAGGGAGTGGGAGAGGGAGCGGGAGAGGGGGAGGTCCAGGGTCCGAGGTCCAGGAGGGGCCGTGTCTCCGGACGCGAGCCCGGACCGAGCGCGAGTCCGAGCTCCCGACTCCACCACAGAGCCCAGAGACCACTCCCCCGACAGCGGTGTAGGGGGACGCCACGCTACCACCAACGAAGAAGATCCACCATCCGGCCGCCACCACAGCAAGAGGTCCTCCAGCGAGCACCTCAACAACCACCACCATCGAAACAGCGAGGTCATCGCCGCCGGCTCGCCCGTGAtccacacagacacgcacacctCGTCCTCGCCGAGCTCGCTGTCGGAGTTCGCTCAGGCCACGCTCTCCAAAACGTGGCACGGCTTCTTCGCCCTGAAGAACAGCAGCTTCCCCACGGAGCTGTACCTGCTGGAAGGCGGCGCCGCGTTCTTCGGCAGCGTGATGAAGGACAGCCTGAAGCAGCAGAGCCAGAACCAGCCCAGCCAGCTGAAGATCGCCCAGCGGCTCCGCATGGACCAGACCCGGCTCGACGAGGTGACTCGACGCATTAAACTCGGCCGGCCGGACGGTTTCGCCATCCTGCTGGCTCTCCAGGGCCCCGTCGACCGCCAGGCCCCGGCCCCCGAGCCGGGACTGCAGGTGCGCTTGCTCCGCCACCTGGTGACCTACCTGCGGAACAAGGAAGCGGCCGGAGTCGTGAGCCTGCCCACCGCTAAAGAGGGGGGGCCCGGGGCGATGCTGTACGCCTTCCCCCCCGGAGAGTTCTCTCAGCAGTACCTGCAGGCCGCCAAAAGGACTGTGGGTAATCTAGACGAGGAGCACATGGTCATTGTGATCGTCAACGACACTAATTGA